A DNA window from Bos indicus x Bos taurus breed Angus x Brahman F1 hybrid chromosome 16, Bos_hybrid_MaternalHap_v2.0, whole genome shotgun sequence contains the following coding sequences:
- the KIAA0040 gene encoding uncharacterized protein KIAA0040 homolog: MEKISMFFSAVWDVISTKHQEGLFNSICLGILLGLPLLVIITFLFICCHCCWNRPGDNGRQPEQNKGKKKKKKKKQAEEDLWISAQPKLLQMEKRPSLPV, encoded by the coding sequence ATGGAGAAGATTAGCATGTTCTTCAGTGCCGTCTGGGATGTCATCTCCACCAAACACCAGGAGGGCCTCTTCAACAGCATCTGTCTAGGCATCCTCCTGGGGCTGCCCCTCCTAGTGATCATCACCTTCCTCTTcatctgctgccactgctgctggaaCCGGCCGGGTGACAATGGCCGACAGCCGGAGCAAAAcaaggggaagaagaagaagaaaaagaagaagcaggCTGAAGAAGACCTCTGGATCTCTGCCCAGCCCAAGCTTCTCCAGATGGAAAAGAGGCCATCCCTGCCTGTTTAG